In Symmachiella dynata, the following are encoded in one genomic region:
- the rlmB gene encoding 23S rRNA (guanosine(2251)-2'-O)-methyltransferase RlmB: MAAAKKRRDALLGNHQRCWLWGRHLVRQTLEANRWPIHEIHLADRLGEEELSRLQSLADRHHVPVIVETATRLTQLAKTKDHQGYLAKMGIFPYKAAEEVLQNPAKNPLYLILDAMQDAYNFGAVIRSAEVFGASAIVVGKHRQATVNSLVARSSVGAVNRVPIVQSADVATMIQLLQTQGILVYGASEKAVEPIFKHDLSGPIGLVIGNEGTGISSEVQAVCDGFVRIPLQGEIGSLNAAVAAGIVLYEATRQR, from the coding sequence GTGGCAGCTGCAAAAAAACGGCGAGACGCGTTGTTGGGCAATCATCAACGCTGTTGGCTATGGGGACGGCACCTCGTACGGCAAACGCTCGAAGCCAATCGATGGCCCATTCACGAAATCCATTTGGCCGACCGCTTGGGCGAGGAAGAACTGTCGCGATTGCAAAGCCTCGCCGACCGTCACCATGTCCCGGTAATCGTGGAAACAGCTACCCGCTTGACCCAATTGGCCAAAACCAAGGACCACCAAGGTTATCTCGCCAAGATGGGGATTTTCCCTTACAAGGCGGCCGAAGAGGTCTTACAAAATCCGGCAAAGAACCCGCTCTATTTAATTTTAGACGCGATGCAGGACGCCTACAATTTTGGTGCGGTGATCCGCTCGGCTGAGGTGTTTGGCGCTTCGGCAATCGTTGTTGGAAAACACCGCCAAGCGACGGTCAACAGTCTGGTGGCGCGAAGTTCCGTCGGCGCAGTCAACCGCGTACCCATTGTGCAATCTGCAGATGTGGCGACCATGATTCAACTTCTGCAAACGCAGGGAATCTTGGTCTATGGAGCGAGTGAAAAGGCGGTCGAACCGATTTTCAAGCACGATTTGTCCGGCCCGATCGGGTTGGTCATCGGTAATGAGGGAACCGGAATTTCCTCCGAGGTCCAAGCGGTTTGCGACGGGTTCGTGCGAATTCCGCTGCAAGGAGAAATCGGTTCGCTCAACGCAGCTGTCGCGGCCGGAATTGTACTGTATGAAGCGACACGTCAGCGATGA